ATTTCTAACTCCATCATTGAAAAATTAGGTCGAAtgctgtgggtctgttttgaattttgctcacttcattcaaaaacaacattggggcagaagtaaaacctacctgcatttcttccacaatatgttatctaaagaaagaaggcaaaatagagaacttttaccgcatgtaactcagtatttttaaagatgtctaactctacccctcccgattcagaggtaaattcactttcaacataaagaaatcgcttataaaatgaaaattttccacttttgtacaaaacatccataataagtcttaaaagaaataaaaacttaccagaaaaaatggaaaatatgagaaaaaacaaTTTGGTCCCActgtcccagtggggcttgaacctacgccctctgaaaattgcagtcaaagaaggtttatggtaggaattgaatactcttcaaaaaggaggtactctattacgggtccaataccttttTAAGTATTTAGCAAAATAAAAACTGGCATTGGAAAATTAAacttgcattatagtgttcactcggtgaaatatatttcgatcttacactaaaacaaacaaatatcctctatatatcacTTCACACTGCTTCGAATGTCTGAAAcactaaaatctaaaataaaatcataaagatAGACAGGTTGTGATTCTTATTTGACAATTGACAATACAATCAGACATCGTTTGTAGTTCAAAAGTTAAGACATTATAGAATATACTTTTATATCAAATCACTTTTGTAGAACCAATCAATTTCTAACATATGCTATTTCCCATTGTAAAATTATAACTCGTAGAAAGTGGCTGTGTAATTTATTTCTAATTATTGAAGGGGTATATTAATACGCTAGCACAATTGTGCACGCGTGAGAGAATGCGATGATTGAGACTACcagataatttaattaaaataacgATAGCTTATTATCTTTTGCGTTTAACTGATACCTATTTGGCCTGAGTCAATTCGTCTCTGGGAAAATGGTTTACTACGTCTTTATTCATAGTACTGATACGGTTTAAGCTAATTCCTTTTTACTTGTATTGGTGTGAATTGCCCAGCGACTCCTACATGAGGTTAAAAGCTTTTGTCCTGTCTAAAGACTTCATTTTCGGCAAAAATCATATCAAAAAGTATGTAATTTTAGATTGAATGATAGGTGGATGCAAAATGATCAATTTGTGACACAATCAAAATTAAATGTTGGCATGTCAATGTAATATTTTTCTCCTTTGAATTTTAATATGATAATATATTgacaaaataaattcaaatttctcATACGATTTTAGTATCTTTCCCCTGGCATCGAAATGATAGCACAAAAttctaaataacatatttatatcttacattttaccatGAACAACATCAAGTTAGAATAGTTTTTCGTTTCGAAgtaaatttctcaactttttAAGTATTTAGCAAAATAAAAACTGGCATTGGAAAATTGAACTTAAAGTCTATTATTTATTTGACTGTGATTAAAATTAGAGCTtgctgataattaaaaagaaagGACAAGTGATTTTATGGATATTTTGTCAGCTTAGTGCAtatgtttaaatgtaaatttcacttttgaCTTATCAAAAGACATATCGTTAAAAGGGCATTTAATAAGTATTTATATTATTTGGTGTAAAATAGATTAAAAGATGGCATCTTTCCCCctgtaaaaagacaaaaaaagtaagaaatttgTACCAGGAAAAAAGGGGACCTAATTTGTCAGAATGTCAGAAAGTCAAGTGCTGAAGTAGTACACACAACTCGCTACACTTCAGTTATGTATGACTATCTGTTatcataaaataaacataattatgttgataATCAGTACCGTGCGTAAGTTTACTTTGACTCGGTGTTGTTATAGtttatcatggagtccattctcTTTATATGGATGATAGAGTTTCGCTTATGTCGGTGTTAAGAGGCGAGACAGAGTGCagggttttgcacatttcattacgtaTCATGAACAGACGCGATCAAACCTGATCAAGCtgggtctgctattattttagcttggttgcgttctatgcttccaaaggatcttcctacagattttattaagatgCTAAAAAATGTGTGAGCTTGAATTGGCAATTTCACTGAAACCTGTGAGTTATTTTTAAGATTGCTgttatagcatttattttgtgATTGCAGCTCTGCATACATAGTTTATTATATAGGCAAAATTCGAGGATTTTACAGATCTAGATCAACATCTGGTGATAAGATATCCTAGTGAAAGATGAAAAAGTACACTTTTAAATGAGCTAAAATAATATCATATAACCCATTGTGTTTCATATTTCTGTATATCATTTGGCCATCTTACTGGTAATAGTGATGATGtaggattttaaattttttatacataAGTCTATGACATTTTAATGACTTAATTTATTGCACAATATCGACAACGAACACTTAAAATATGACATAACACGAATCAAAATAACTGTaatacattacaatgcaaagtaACACACATTTTAAGTGAATGGAACAACAAACTGCACAATAACGTCTTAAATTATGTGCTTATCAGAAGGTGTGGAAGATGAGATTTTCTGGTAGATAATGGTAGATAATGTTCTTCTTAGAACCttcttatttttgttaaatgattttacatcatTCTTAAAAGACCAAAAACAGGTTTTACGTTCGAGTCCTGTTTCTTTGACAATAGTGTTTATTAACTGTTGTAAAAGATGCAGAAATCTAATGTGTGTTTCTGTAAAGAGGTGCGTCTTTAGGCTACCCATACTGACTATCCATACAAAAATTGAACCTGCAAACGATATGAATTAAAAAAGTACATGTGTTAAAGACATGTCGGTGAAAAGTGAACAGAAATACAATTGAAACTTATAGGtgatacatattatatattaccGAACATCATGTTATACAACGAGTGGTGGCTTTCTGTTGTAATACTGGAGGCTTCTTATCCGCACTCTGCCAAACAGTTGATAGAAACTGTCACAGAATTTGTGGACAATTGTTATAAAACAATTAGAAATCCGTCCAAAGGCACCATTATCTCTTCAAAATACTATCAAGCTCTAGAATGTCGCGTGTACGTTTGAATGTATTTGGACTGTCTGTCCGTATATATTCAAACACGATTTTCATCAGAGACGGAGTTATCCAAACCATCACTTGTAGACCTCGCTGATGACGCTAGCTTTCGACCGCTGCTACCTTGACGCTGTGTAGTGTATACTCTCGTCATACGTAAACTGTAACAAACAATATATATCATTAAGGATACGTAAAAATAAACTTGCATAATATCAAATGAATGAACTTAGTGTATGTATTTGCCTAGTCTTAACTAAGGTAAATCCTTAACTCTAAAATCGATGTGCAACTGGATTATAGAAAACGTGTACATAGGAACAAAAAACTGGTTACATATAAGGTATGAAAGAACATTTTCGCTGCAGTAAAATAGTTTCTGTTGTTTCTATTGCTAATGTTCATGCATGAActacattttattaatttcaatattttcgaCGATGAGAAAACCCACAGGTAAGCAGGGGAAATCTTGTATCAGTTTACAATATACAGTACAAAATTCAACATCTATTATAAGGTTAACACTTTCAATATCATATCCTATGATCTGAAACAAGTTAATAAAAATCTATATGTAACTCTACCAAATGGTGCAGGAAGGTTTATGCAAGTTTGTTTTTATCTGACTTGACATGAAATCAAAAGCTTTATGGAATTTTAGACTGTATAGCTGCATCAATGTATTGATGCATTCTCACTTGTTCCAATAGAATACCAATATTGTAAACAAGTGCCCAGCGTCTTTGCATAAAATGACCAGGCCGCTTTGAGCTTCGTTAGTCCATTTAAATACACAGATGAATAAGAAATTCTGTCAGCTTCATAAATATTTACCTTGTCTGTTATAACTAACTGTTTCCTGTGTTTTTGGTTATCAATTTAGAGTAAAAGTCTGTTAAAAGCATGAAGAAATATCCCGTAGCCTTGAATTTTACTTTCTTAAATACCATGCAGAAATGATTGGATCACATGATTAAAAGATGTAAGATAAAAACCTCTAAATACCTCCGACGGCAGCATAGCACAGCTTTTAGTTCTTTATAAAATCTGTCGTTCATAGCAGTATATAGGTAGAAATTTACACAAGAGTTAGAATACTGAAGTAGGTAGTTGATACTCCATGCCAGATCCATTCTCGATATTGCCGTACAGTTGTTGTTGCTTTCATACTCGAGTAACAGGTATGTGTCCAATATGAAGTATATAGAAATCGGTACTGTGGCAATTAAGAAATAGAATGTGCATACGACCAACATTTTCGTCATTTTGACACTAAAACGGTTGGTTCGCACATAAACGGATTCATGCATCATAGAGACTCGGTCCCGTTGTATTTGTTTGAGGACTTTCACGAGTAGAATGTTACATCCCAGCATTATAATGAAAGGAACAGCACTGAGAACAGAAAAGTCAATGAACGTAAACACGTTCTCGTCAAAGTAAAATAAGTCAGGATTGAGAGAGCTACAGTCACCTTCTGTGTAATCATTAATACCGtttgtaaaaaagaaatgtcCATTGACTAGAATTAAAGCAATCAAGGTTATGAAAAGTTCAATTATAACTTTCCTGTAACTATATAAACTTCTATACTTCATTggaaaataaacttttattaGTCTTTCCACTGTAACACCAACAAGAATCCATGAAGAGAATTGCATCGTCATATACAGAAAGAAATAATACAGTTTGCAGGTGGCATTACTCGCCGTTTTGAGATCATAGTCGAATACGTAGAGTATCCAGTACCGAGGTAGCCCCGTACATAAGACAACAATATCACTTATTGCCAGACACAGAAGAAACGTCAATGTGGGTTGATTTCTAAACCCAAGTCTTTTGATTTCTATTATTG
This window of the Mercenaria mercenaria strain notata chromosome 5, MADL_Memer_1, whole genome shotgun sequence genome carries:
- the LOC123558832 gene encoding C-C chemokine receptor type 1-like, with the protein product MLNCTEIEQINTTMYDNTTKIITASQMLWNTTENVTTGTVKDGECGNETEVVVSEYLWKIIPPILFFAGLTGNTLTIIEIKRLGFRNQPTLTFLLCLAISDIVVLCTGLPRYWILYVFDYDLKTASNATCKLYYFFLYMTMQFSSWILVGVTVERLIKVYFPMKYRSLYSYRKVIIELFITLIALILVNGHFFFTNGINDYTEGDCSSLNPDLFYFDENVFTFIDFSVLSAVPFIIMLGCNILLVKVLKQIQRDRVSMMHESVYVRTNRFSVKMTKMLVVCTFYFLIATVPISIYFILDTYLLLEYESNNNCTAISRMDLAWSINYLLQYSNSCVNFYLYTAMNDRFYKELKAVLCCRRSLRMTRVYTTQRQGSSGRKLASSARSTSDGLDNSVSDENRV